CCTCAGCGTGGGCCACGCGTCCACGAAGCCCGCCTGGAGGAAGCGCTCGGCTTCGGGCTCACCATCCGACAGGTTGAAATCACCGGCGAGCACGATGTCCGCGGGGCCGTGCTCGCTCCGCGTGGCGATGTCCTGGGCCCACTCGAGCAGGGCGTCGACCTGGGCGGCGCGGGCGGCGGCCCCCGCGGGGTCCCTGTTGCTGGTGAGGTGGGGCGTGGCGACCCACACGGGGCCGCTCTCGAACGCGAGCAGTCCGGCGATGAGCCGCTTGTCTCGCGAGAACACCCGCTGCGCCAGCGTGGCGAAGGGCCAGCGCGACAGCAGCACCTGCCCGTAGGGCGTCACCGTGTCGCCGGTGGGGCCTTCGGAGAGCTGGTATCGCTCGCGCACCCAGGGCTCCGCGAGCAGCGCGCGCAGGAAGGGTGGGGTGACCTCCTGGAGGGCGACGACGTCCGCGTCCAGCTCGGCGAGCATCGCGAGCGCGGCGGGAGTCCGTTGCTCCGTCGCCAGCAGCTCCGCGTCATGGAGGTCGAAGAGGACGTTGAAGGTGGCGACCGTGAGCCGCTCGGGCGCCGGGCGCGGGCTGGCGGTGGCGGGCGCGGCGACCCACTCACCCAGGTCCGCGTCGAACCGATGCGCGGCGAGCGCGCTGAAGCCCGTGGGCAGGGGGCCCGGCCGCGTCGGACCGGCGGCCGGCGCGGCGGGCGCCGGTGCTGGGCCCGTGTGGCTGAGCAGGTCGAGCCGCTCCTTGCGGTCCCACACCTTCTGGCTTCCGCGCTTGAAGTACCAGACGCGGTGCCAGGGAATCTCCCCGTCGGGCACGAAGGCCTCGAAGGGCATCTCCTCCAGCGTCTCGCCGTGCGCGTCGTAGCCGATGACGAACTCCCGCGCGTCCAGCCGGGGGTCCCAGCGGATGCGGTGGTACACCTCGCGGCTCGGGGTGAAGCGTTCCTGGGACATGGCGCGGGCTCACTGGAGAGACGTGGGAGGCGGACCGGATGACTCAGCGGGACGAGCCACCATCGTAACCATGCGAGCCACGCCGTGGCGGGCCCCGCACGCGCCCACCTGACGCGAGGCCCGGAATCCAACTGACACCCCGCTCAGGACGGGTTGACGCCGGCCACCAGGTAGAAGCGGAACTCACCCGAGTTGACCCCGTACGCCGCGTCCACGCCCACCAGCGGCAGGACGATGTTGCGCAGGTACAGCCGCAGCCCCGCGCCCAGGCCCTGGGCCAGCGTGGCCCCCTTCAGCCCGCTACGACTGTCGGGGAGGTAGCCGCGCACCCTCCGCCCGTTCACGTCGAGCAGCGCGTCGTCGTCGGGCAGGTCCCGCCACGCCATCAGCCCCGTGTCGGAGAAGCCCACGCCTCGGAAGGAGAGCGAGCGGATGGTGAAGAGCGGGAAGTGGTACTCGGCGGTGAAGGACAGGCGCGTGTCGCCCCGGAACTGCCGGTGGAGGAAGCCGCGCAGCGAGTTGCCGCCCATCACCAGCTCCTGGTGGAAGGGCAGGTCCACGCCCGCGGCGGCCTCGCCGCGCAGCACCAGGTTGTGCTCGTCGAAGAGGCGCAGGCCGTGCCGGTACAGGAGCCCGAAGCGCTCGTAGCGGAAGTCGCTCCAGACGCCGGGGTTGGAGACCTCGTAGGACGCCTCTAGGTTCACCCCCTCCATCACCGCGTGGAGGTTCTGTCGCGTGTCGATGCCCACCATGAGCCGCAGCGAGGCGTCTCGTTGCGCGGGCCCCGTCGCGAAGGCGGGCTCGGTGACCTCCTCGGCCGGGTCCGGGGACTTCGCGTCGATGCTCATCAACCGGTACTTCGCCGCGGCGCGCACGCGCTCGAAGAGCATCACCCCCAGCTCCGCCGCGATGGAGGCCGAGTTGAGCCGCGTGCGACGCACCACCGCCGGCTCCTTCTGCCCGGCCCCGGGTTGGTACTCGTCCACCCGGTCGCTGCGCAGCTGCCCCTCCAGGCTGAAGCGCAGCTGCGGCAGGCCGAAGAGGTTCGGGTCGAGGTAGCCGGCGAACAGGCCGCTCTCCGCGGTGCTCACCTGGGCGGCGGTCGCGAACTTCTTGCTCCGGCCCCACAGGTTGTTCTCCGCGTACAGGAGCCCGCCGCCGACGTTGGCCGCGGAGAGCGCGAACGTGGGAGCGACCACCCAGGAGGCCTTGTCCTCGACCTCCAGCACGAGCCGCACGTGGTTGGGGCCGGTGGGCTCGGTGCTCGCCCGGACCTCCTGGAACAGGCCCGTCGCCAGCAGCCGCCGCTCCACCTTCTCCAGGTCCTCCGGCGCCAGGGTGTCCCCGGCGTCGACGCGCGAGTACGCCTGGACGGTGGCCGGGAGCGTCTTCTCCGGGCCCCGTACCACCACCTCGTCGACCACGGGCCCGGGCTCCTGGGCGCCCGCCCGTCCGGCCACCAGCATCAGCACCGCGCACCACTTCACTGCTCGTCCGCTCATGTTCCTTGCACGCCCGTCATGCCCTCGGGGCCGCCGGCCAGGACCCTGGGGGCCTCCACCCTACCGCCAGATGGGCCTCGGCGGGATGATGACCTCGGGGGCGGGCGCCCCGGACATCTGCTATGCCTCGTCTCGGAGGCTCCGGACCCGCCGGAGTGCGGCCCCCTGATGCCAGGACTCTTCCGCCAGTTCCGGCGCGGGCGCCTCGCGCGTCGCCCGTTCCCTCCCGAGTGGCTCGCGTACCTCGACGCCCGCGTCCCCTTCTTCGCCACCCTGTCCGCGTCGCTGCGTGAGGACTTCCTCGCCAAGCTGAAGGTCTTCGCGTGGGAGAAGGAGTTCATCGGCGCCGGAGGGCTCGTCATCACCGACGAGATTCGCGTCGTGGTGTCCGCCACGGCGGTGCAGCTCGTGGTGCACCTGGACCTGTCGTATTACGACCGGCTGCGCGAGGTCATCGTCTACCCCGACGCGTTCCTGCTCCCGGACCGCACGGGCGTGGTGCTGGGCGAGGCGAAGAACTGGGGGACCGTCATCCTGTCGTGGCAGGCGGTGCTCTCGGGCCTCCGGAATCCGGAGGACGGGCACGACACGGCGACCCACGAGTTCGCGCACGTGCTGGACCGGGCGGACGGGGCCTTCGACGGGACGCCGAAGCTGCGCAGGTATTCGCACTACCGCGCGTGGGCGGAGGTGATGAGCGAGCACTTCCACGGGCTCCAGGCGGGGCGGGCGGTGGAGCGCGAGGTGATGGACGACTACGGCGGCGTCAACGAGGCGGAGTTCTTCGCGGTGGCGACGGAGTCCTTCTTCGAGCGGCCCCACCGGATGCGCGAGTTGACACCGGATTTGTATGAAGAGCTCAAGCGATTCTATGGCTGGGACCCCGCTTCGGGCACATGAGTCCGCGCGCGGAAGGGCGCGCTGTGATAGGCGCAGGGCGCGGTGGTTCACAGTCCTTCCGAGGAGAGACACCCCATGACCGCAGCCTCCCCCGCGGCATCCATGTTCATCGACCTGGAGCGCGAGGCCTGGCGGGCGCTGCGAGCGGCCACTCCGCTGCCCCTGACGGCGGAGGACCTCGACGGCCTGCGGGGGCTGGGTGAGCACCTGGACCTGGAGGAGGTGGCGGACGTCTACCTGCCGCTGTCCCGGCTGCTCAATCTGCAGGTGGCCGCGGCGCAGCGGCTGTGGGTCGAGCAGCAGTCGTTCCTGGGTGGGTCGACGCGCAAGGTGCCGTTCATCATCGCCATCGCCGGGAGCGTGGCGGTGGGCAAGAGCACGACGGCTCGCATCCTCCAGGCCTTGCTGGCGCGTTGGCCGGACCATCCGCGCGTGGAGTTGGTCACCACGGACGGGTTCCTGTTCCCCAACAAGGTGCTGACCGAGCGCGGCCTGATGACGCGCAAGGGCTTCCCGGAGAGCTACGACCGGCGCGCGCTGGTGCGCTTCCTGGCGGAGCTCAAGTCGGGGCGGGCGGAGGTGACGGCGCCGGTGTACTCGCACCTCGTCTACGACGTGGTGCCGGAGGAGGCGAAGGTCATCCGCCAGCCGGACATCCTCATCCTGGAGGGGCTCAACGTGCTCCAGTCGGGGGCGAGCGCGGGCCAGCGGATGCCGGCGACGTTCCTGTCCGACTTCTTCGACTTCTCCATCTACGTGGACGCGACGGAGCAGGACATCCGCCACTGGTACGTGGAGCGCTTCCTGCGGTTGCAGCAGACGGCGTTCCGCGACGAGCGCAGCTACTTCCGCCGCTACTCCGACCTGACGCCGGAGCAGTCGACGGCGTTCGCGGAATCCATCTGGGCGGAGATCAACGGCCCCAACCTGGCGCAGAACATCGCGCCCACCCGCACGCGCGCCCGCCTCATCCTGCTCAAGGGCCCGGACCACAAGGTCAAGCGCGTGCGGCTGCGCAAGCTGTAACCCGACGCGCGAGCGGCGGGCGCGACGTCGCGCTCAGCGCCGCGCGCTCCGGACCATCTCGACGTGGGGGATGCCGTCCTCGTCGTAGACGTCCCCCACCGCGACGAACCCGAGGCTCGCGTAGAAGCGCCGCAGGTAGTCCTGCGCGGAGATGCGGATGTCCACGCCGGGGAATCTCCGCTCCAGCTCCGTGATGCCCCGCTGCGTCAGCTCGCGCCCCAGGCCCTGGCCTCGCGCGCGAGGCGAGGCCACCACGCGCCCCAGGCTCGTCGCGCCGGGGTACTTCACGTCCGGCTTGAAGACGCGCAGGTAGGCGGCGAGCCACGGCTTGCCTCCCTCGTCGCTCTCCATCCCCAGCAGGTGGAGCGCGCTCGGGTCGAGCCCATCCACGTCCTGGTAGATGGAGCGCTGCTCCACCACGAACACCTCCTGTCGCAAGGCGAGCACCGCGTACAGCTCGTCGAGTGTCAGTTCCCTGAACGTCTTCCAGCTCCAGCTCGGCATGCGGGAGCCTCTAACACGACCGCGCGGGCGCGTCAGGCCGCACGCTGGTCGGGGACCTGCGACAGCATCTCGCGCAGCGCGTCCACCTGCTGCTGCTCGAACTCGGGCTGGGCCTGGACGATGTCGATGGCCCGCTGGAGGGCCTGCCGCGCGGCCTCGGGGGCCCCGTTGTCGACATGGAGCCGAGACAGCTCGACGAGCGTCGACACCAGATACGGGTCGTTCGCTCCCGCGGTCTGCTCCAGCCGCTTCATGGACTCCTGGAGGAGGGCATACGCTTCCGCATGGTTCCGCTCGCCCAGGTCGAACGCGGAGCTCTGCAAGACGATGGCGCCGGACAGCCGCTCCTGCTCGTCGTCCGTCACGGCGACGGCCTCCCGCGCCGGAAAGCCCTCGATCTGGAGCGCGACGTCCATGTCCGACAGCGCCTTGGAGCCCAGCTCGTCGGTGAGCTCCTCCGCCTCGGCGAACAGCGTGAGCGCGGGGGCGTCCTCGATGGGCCGCTGCCCTGGCAAGCCCTTCACCCGCGCGATGCGCTCGGAGGGGGGCGGGTGCGAGTCATAGGCATCCACGGGGCGCGAGAACAGCTCCTCGCGGATGAGGGCCTGGAGGGCCGGCGGCGTGTGCCGCTCCACGGAGTCGAGCGTGCGGAACAGGTCCTGCGTGGGCCGTCCCGCCGCCCGCAGCCGCATGGCCACCATCATGCCCCGGCCATAGGTGGCGCTGCTCTCCACCGCCTTCGACAGCGCGCTGTCGAAGATGTCCCCGCCGTACGCGAGCGCGGACACGCGGTCGGCGAGCAGCTCGCGGCGACGGCCGTGGCCCGCGGTGATGCGCAGATACACGAAGAAGTAGGCGCGCAGGAACCAGCCCACCGGATTGGCCCTGCCGCCGCCCATCTCCGCGATGCTCTGGATGATGCGCACCACCTGCGTCTGGATGCGCCCGATGATGGGCGTCAGCCGCGTCTCCCCGTGGGAGAAGTGTCCGTACTCGTGCGCGAGGATGGACTTCAGCTCCGTCACGGTG
This sequence is a window from Myxococcus stipitatus. Protein-coding genes within it:
- a CDS encoding BamA/TamA family outer membrane protein, whose product is MSGRAVKWCAVLMLVAGRAGAQEPGPVVDEVVVRGPEKTLPATVQAYSRVDAGDTLAPEDLEKVERRLLATGLFQEVRASTEPTGPNHVRLVLEVEDKASWVVAPTFALSAANVGGGLLYAENNLWGRSKKFATAAQVSTAESGLFAGYLDPNLFGLPQLRFSLEGQLRSDRVDEYQPGAGQKEPAVVRRTRLNSASIAAELGVMLFERVRAAAKYRLMSIDAKSPDPAEEVTEPAFATGPAQRDASLRLMVGIDTRQNLHAVMEGVNLEASYEVSNPGVWSDFRYERFGLLYRHGLRLFDEHNLVLRGEAAAGVDLPFHQELVMGGNSLRGFLHRQFRGDTRLSFTAEYHFPLFTIRSLSFRGVGFSDTGLMAWRDLPDDDALLDVNGRRVRGYLPDSRSGLKGATLAQGLGAGLRLYLRNIVLPLVGVDAAYGVNSGEFRFYLVAGVNPS
- a CDS encoding M90 family metallopeptidase; its protein translation is MPGLFRQFRRGRLARRPFPPEWLAYLDARVPFFATLSASLREDFLAKLKVFAWEKEFIGAGGLVITDEIRVVVSATAVQLVVHLDLSYYDRLREVIVYPDAFLLPDRTGVVLGEAKNWGTVILSWQAVLSGLRNPEDGHDTATHEFAHVLDRADGAFDGTPKLRRYSHYRAWAEVMSEHFHGLQAGRAVEREVMDDYGGVNEAEFFAVATESFFERPHRMRELTPDLYEELKRFYGWDPASGT
- the coaA gene encoding type I pantothenate kinase gives rise to the protein MTAASPAASMFIDLEREAWRALRAATPLPLTAEDLDGLRGLGEHLDLEEVADVYLPLSRLLNLQVAAAQRLWVEQQSFLGGSTRKVPFIIAIAGSVAVGKSTTARILQALLARWPDHPRVELVTTDGFLFPNKVLTERGLMTRKGFPESYDRRALVRFLAELKSGRAEVTAPVYSHLVYDVVPEEAKVIRQPDILILEGLNVLQSGASAGQRMPATFLSDFFDFSIYVDATEQDIRHWYVERFLRLQQTAFRDERSYFRRYSDLTPEQSTAFAESIWAEINGPNLAQNIAPTRTRARLILLKGPDHKVKRVRLRKL
- a CDS encoding GNAT family N-acetyltransferase, with product MPSWSWKTFRELTLDELYAVLALRQEVFVVEQRSIYQDVDGLDPSALHLLGMESDEGGKPWLAAYLRVFKPDVKYPGATSLGRVVASPRARGQGLGRELTQRGITELERRFPGVDIRISAQDYLRRFYASLGFVAVGDVYDEDGIPHVEMVRSARR